A genome region from Euphorbia lathyris chromosome 4, ddEupLath1.1, whole genome shotgun sequence includes the following:
- the LOC136226859 gene encoding uncharacterized protein, with translation MSFQHKSFWMPRDAGCLTDGEIVYDGSSRMEPKRSHQWFMDTTGPELFSNKKQAIEASSNSPALGSSQINVSPWHNASSFQSVSGQFSDRLFGSEAVRTGNMHDRNLTSDARGKMSMNMGRRKDFDDQYGSNSSMGLSMSNSIDDPSDGISFGGIRKVRVNQVRDSNDEIPASLELSYGRGDNNVISMGASYNKGDIGAISLGPTYNDREKNTIGGDIFISMGHPFNKDSENFMSIGHDFGKGEDNILSMGQPFDKEDANFITIGSSYEKEDNDVTLLNPSFSKGHENFISIGPTYDKPNENFISMGASYSKGDDSIISVGPTYGNTDLNITAMCSAQDKGDSDILTVGHNYNKDESNTISFEGFHDDSESNLSGNIISAYDVLVGNQNLAQTSEGQKDIVQSNTDSIASNASKGNSKTDVSAKNKDAKRAKKVPPNNFPSNVKSLLSTGMLDGVPVKYVSWSREKNVHGIIKNTGYLCGCQECNFSKAVNAYEFERHANCKTKHPNNHIYFENGKTIYAVVQELKNTPQEMLFDAIQSVTGSQINQKNFRSWKASYQAATRELQRIYGKDEIPIAS, from the exons TCTTTCCAACACAAGAGTTTTTGGATGCCGAGAGATGCTGGATGTTTAACTGATGGAGAGATAGTTTATGATGGTTCCTCAAGAATGGAACCAAAGCGCAGTCATCAGTGGTTTATGGATACGACTGGACCAGAATTGTTCAGCAACAAAAAGCAAGCAATTGAAGCTTCTAGTAACAGCCCAGCTTTGGGATCTTCTCAAATTAATGTTTCTCCATGGCATAATGCTTCCAGTTTTCAGTCAGTTTCAGGGCAATTCAGTGACCGCCTATTTGGGTCTGAGGCTGTGCGGACAGGCAATATGCATGATAGAAACCTTACTTCTGATGCTAGGGGAAAGATGAGCATGAATATGGGAAGAAGAAAGGATTTCGATGATCAATATGGTTCCAATTCTTCAATGGGGTTGTCCATGTCTAACTCCATAGATGATCCCTCAGATGGTATTAGTTTTGGAGGAATTAGAAAAGTTAGAGTGAATCAAGTTAGGGACTCCAATGATGAAATTCCTGCGTCCTTAGAGCTTTCCTATGGTCGAGGTGATAACAATGTGATTTCAATGGGTGCTTCCTATAACAAGGGTGATATTGGTGCCATATCTTTGGGCCCAACCTATAACGACAGGGAAAAGAATACCATTGGAGGTGACATTTTCATTTCAATGGGCCACCCTTTTAACAAGGATAGTGAAAATTTCATGTCAATTGGTCATGATTTTGGCAAGGGAGAGGACAATATCTTATCAATGGGTCAGCCCTTTGACAAGGAGGATGCCAACTTTATAACAATAGGCTCATCATATGAAAAGGAAGACAACGATGTCACGTTGCTGAATCCTTCCTTTAGCAAGGGACATGAAAATTTCATTTCAATTGGCCCTACATATGATAAACCAAATGAGAACTTCATTTCTATGGGTGCCTCCTATAGCAAGGGAGATGATAGTATCATATCAGTTGGTCCTACTTATGGCAACACAGATTTGAACATCACAGCCATGTGTTCTGCCCAGGACAAAGGAGATTCGGATATTCTTACTGTGGGTCACAATTACAACAAAGATGAGAGCAATACCATATCATTTGAAGGCTTTCATGATGATTCTGAGTCAAATCTTTCTGGCAATATTATTAGTGCCTATGATGTGTTAGTGGGTAATCAGAACTTGGCTCAAACTTCAGAAGGCCAAAAAGATATTGTTCAGTCAAATACAGATTCAATTGCCAGTAATGCCTCAAAAGGTAATTCAAAAACTGATGTGTCCGCCAAGAATAAAGATGCAAAGAGAGCTAAGAAGGTTCCTCCTAACAACTTTCCTTCAAATGTCAAAAGTTTGTTATCAACTGGCATGCTAGATGGGGTTCCTGTGAAATATGTTTCATGGTCAAGGGAG AAAAACGTTCATGGAATCATAAAAAACACCGGTTATCTATGTGGGTGCCAGGAGTGCAACTTCTCCAAG GCTGTGAATGCTTATGAATTTGAGCGTCATGCTAACTGCAAGACCAAGCACCCCAATAATCACATTTACTTTGAGAATGGAAAGACTATCTATGCAGTTGTTCAAGAGCTAAAGAACACTCCACAGGAGATGCTGTTTGATGCAATCCAAAGTGTGACCGGGTCTCAAATTAATCAGAAGAATTTCCGTAGCTGGAAAG CGTCATATCAAGCTGCCACCCGTGAACTTCAGCGCATTTATGGAAAGGATGAAATTCCAATAGCATCTTGA